From Caulobacter segnis, a single genomic window includes:
- a CDS encoding aldehyde dehydrogenase family protein, with protein sequence MSTPSDQTYALTIDGEAVRTAATIDVRNPATGEVFAQAPAADAGDLDRAVAAGERAFKEWSRAPVAERKALLLKAAQIIDDHAAELAALFTREQGRPLPGATAEIKGAAMWLKAGTMLDIPVDVTEDSATRRIEVHHVPLGVVCAIVPWNFPVLLAIWKIGPALMAGNTIVVKPSPFTPLTTLRIGELLADVFPPGVLNVLCGGDELGPLMTTHKSFAKISFTGSTATGRRVMESAARDLKRITLELGGNDAAIVLPDVDVDAVAAQLFEGAFHNTAQVCVATKRLFIHEDIYDRLRDRLHQLAKDLPVGDGTQQGVRYGPVQNEPQYRRVLGLIDEARREGLTLLEGGAVPERGYFVPLTLVDNPPDDARVVTEEAFGPVLPLLKFSDIDDVVRRANDTEYGLAGAVWSADVAQATAIAHRLDTGTVWINQNLQSTPFTPLAGAKQSGFGQENGLPGLLEFTRPKAIYIPKTPAKAAAE encoded by the coding sequence ATGTCGACCCCATCCGACCAGACCTACGCCCTGACCATCGACGGCGAGGCGGTGCGAACCGCCGCCACGATCGACGTCCGAAACCCCGCCACGGGCGAGGTGTTCGCCCAGGCGCCGGCCGCCGACGCCGGCGATCTGGATCGCGCCGTGGCCGCCGGCGAACGGGCGTTCAAGGAGTGGAGCCGCGCTCCCGTTGCGGAACGCAAGGCCCTATTGCTGAAGGCCGCCCAGATCATCGACGACCACGCCGCCGAGCTGGCCGCGCTGTTCACCCGCGAGCAAGGCCGCCCCCTGCCCGGCGCGACAGCCGAGATCAAGGGCGCGGCCATGTGGCTGAAGGCCGGGACCATGCTGGACATCCCGGTCGACGTCACCGAGGACAGCGCCACCCGCCGGATCGAGGTGCACCACGTGCCGCTAGGCGTGGTCTGCGCCATCGTGCCGTGGAACTTCCCGGTGCTGTTGGCGATCTGGAAGATCGGCCCGGCCCTGATGGCCGGCAACACCATCGTCGTGAAGCCGTCGCCGTTCACGCCCCTGACCACCTTGCGGATCGGCGAGCTGCTGGCCGACGTCTTCCCGCCGGGCGTGCTGAACGTCCTCTGCGGCGGCGACGAGCTGGGTCCGCTGATGACCACCCACAAGAGCTTCGCCAAGATCTCGTTCACTGGTTCCACCGCCACCGGCCGCCGGGTGATGGAGAGCGCCGCCCGCGACCTCAAGCGCATCACCCTGGAGCTGGGCGGCAACGACGCGGCCATCGTGCTGCCCGACGTCGATGTCGACGCGGTGGCGGCCCAGCTGTTCGAAGGCGCCTTCCACAACACCGCCCAGGTCTGCGTGGCGACCAAGCGCCTGTTCATCCACGAGGACATCTACGACCGCCTGCGCGATCGCCTGCACCAGCTGGCCAAGGATCTGCCGGTCGGCGACGGGACCCAGCAGGGCGTGCGCTATGGCCCCGTGCAGAACGAGCCGCAGTACCGCCGGGTCCTGGGCCTGATCGACGAGGCCCGCCGCGAGGGCCTGACCCTGCTAGAGGGCGGCGCGGTGCCCGAACGCGGCTACTTCGTGCCCCTGACTCTGGTCGACAATCCGCCCGACGACGCCCGCGTGGTCACCGAGGAAGCGTTCGGCCCGGTGCTGCCGCTGCTGAAGTTCAGCGACATCGACGACGTGGTCCGCCGCGCCAACGACACCGAGTACGGCCTGGCCGGGGCCGTGTGGTCGGCCGATGTCGCGCAGGCCACGGCCATCGCCCACCGCCTGGACACCGGCACGGTGTGGATCAACCAGAACCTCCAGTCGACGCCGTTCACCCCGCTGGCTGGGGCCAAGCAGTCGGGCTTCGGCCAGGAGAACGGCCTCCCAGGCCTCCTGGAATTCACCCGCCCCAAGGCGATCTACATCCCCAAGACGCCGGCCAAGGCGGCGGCCGAATGA
- a CDS encoding GFA family protein, translating to MTDQGALRGGCNCGAVRYEVTSPPLAVIACHCTSCRRQSGAAFSVNLVVRADTMSVEGELASWLDPDTESGAPIERQFCGQCGSPIRSVPTAAPKMIALKAGTLDAPEPFAPQMHIWTRSALPWATIPEGLPRLEKGPAA from the coding sequence ATGACCGACCAGGGAGCCCTTCGCGGCGGCTGCAACTGTGGCGCCGTGCGTTACGAGGTCACTTCGCCGCCGCTGGCGGTGATCGCCTGCCACTGCACCAGCTGCCGCCGGCAGTCGGGCGCGGCCTTCTCTGTCAATCTCGTCGTGCGGGCCGACACGATGAGCGTCGAGGGCGAACTGGCCAGCTGGCTGGACCCCGACACCGAGAGTGGCGCGCCGATCGAGCGACAGTTTTGCGGCCAGTGCGGCTCGCCGATCCGCTCGGTCCCGACGGCGGCCCCGAAGATGATCGCGCTGAAGGCCGGGACGTTGGACGCGCCGGAACCCTTCGCCCCGCAGATGCACATCTGGACCCGCTCGGCCCTGCCGTGGGCGACCATTCCCGAAGGCTTGCCGCGCCTCGAGAAGGGACCGGCGGCGTGA